One region of Trichoderma breve strain T069 chromosome 7 map unlocalized scaffold00007, whole genome shotgun sequence genomic DNA includes:
- a CDS encoding CVNH domain-containing protein — protein sequence MSFFESSQNVRLEGSCLIADVCCEDGSWTESVLDLNNHVGNNEGFFEIGGNGVFDSADQVSWRLDGTTIITLLYRSDGSFGEEQFLDLNSYVSNENGVLVFK from the coding sequence ATGTCCTTCTTTGAGTCTTCCCAGAATGTACGCCTTGAAGGCTCCTGCCTGATTGCTGACGTCTGCTGCGAGGACGGCTCTTGGACTGAGAGTGTACTTGACCTCAACAACCACGTTGGCAACAATGAAGGATTTTTTGAAATCGGAGGAAATGGCGTCTTTGATTCCGCTGATCAGGTGTCATGGAGACTTGACGGTACAACCATCATCACGTTGCTGTATCGGTCAGATGGAAGCTTCGGAGAAGAGCAGTTCCTCGACTTGAATAGCTATGTCTCTAATGAAAATGGCGTTCTCGTCTTCAAGTAA
- a CDS encoding dynamin family domain-containing protein — protein sequence MTASQDIITLSNPVLLEKIDKLRDANIGQHVPLPQLVVVGDQSSGKSSLLESLSGIPFPQDQSLCTRYATQITSRRDISNSVEFADILKKANERMGVRANVSTGNGTVFSEDVLKIEVCGPNEDYLTIIDVPGIFRTTMQGTTKDDMAMVRDLVKRYIKDGRTIILAVLPSNVDIATQEILELAEEYDKNGERTLGVLTKPDLGKKRPLNLGYFLVRNRGPNGDLEGPSELDKIFRKQPWADLPRDRVGIVALKEQLRSLLVEITRREFPTLIQDVSNQIRECKRELNSLGPPRQDEREQRSFLSSIAEAFQDRTRAALTADYNANSGFNEGELRLITHVVNITDVFSADFHESAHSRHFEKLEPAEPPEEVETPDDSDDKAGLMVNELRELLEKARVDDVAPEELAELADIISLEKISMPVPCDNFGEWINSVYLQSRGLDLGTFNANFLITAFAEQSRKWGDITKIYMRRIIIALHRFIAAALRSVCSEEQVRSKVWTAILESLKEGYKKAVDQAILLVEVEQRKQPYTLNKQFAQALSKARGYRVAETLRPKARKDTKQFGGTQFVINLDDIAKAVEVKSNVEQLQEEIHDILHAYYSLAADRFIDNVFQLAVDYCLLRCPSSPLKVFTQVWVIDLEAEQLEQIVGETRSAKRRRQGYVKKIADLTNALKILRT from the exons ATGACGGCCAGTCAAgatattattactttatcAAACCCCGTGTTGCTTGAAAAAATCGACAAGCTCCGCGATGCGAATATTGGTCAACATGTGCCGCTCCCTCAG CTTGTTGTGGTTGGAGACCAAAGCTCTGGCAAATCCTCTTTGTTAGAAAGCCTGAGTGGCATTCCGTTTCCTCAGGACCAAAGCCTCTGCACTCGTTATGCAACGCAAATCACTTCGCGACGTGATATCAGCAACTCTGTTGAA TTTGCAGACATCTTGAAGAAG GCCAATGAAAGAATGGGTGTACGGGCTAATGTCTCAACGGGAAACGGCACCGTGTTCAGCGAGGACGTCCTTAAGATCGAGGTTTGCGGACCTAACGAGGACTATCTCACCATCATCGATGTTCCTGGAATTTTCCGCACCACTATGCAAGGAACCACCAAAGACGACATGGCCATGGTGAGAGACCTGGTCAAGAGGTACATCAAAGATGGCCGCACCATCATCTTGGCAGTGCTGCCTAGCAATGTCGACATTGCCACCCAAGAGATCTTGGAGCTTGCTGAAGAATACGACAAGAATGGCGAACGCACTCTCGGTGTTCTCACCAAGCCTGATTTA GGCAAGAAACGGCCACTCAATCTTGGCTACTTCCTTGTCCGAAATCGCGGACCGAACGGCGACCTAGAAGGGCCTTCGGAACTTGACAAGATTTTCCGAAAGCAACCATGGGCTGATCTTCCGCGAGATCGAGTAGGTATCGTAGCCCTTAAAGAGCAGCTCAGGTCACTCTTGGTTGAGATTACCCGACGAGAGTTTCCTACATTGATCCAAGACGTCAGCAACCAAATCAGAGAATGCAAAAGAGAACTAAACAGCCTTGGACCGCCTCGTCAGGATGAGCGCGAGCAACGAAGTTTTCTTAGTAGCATTGCTGAGGCTTTCCAGGATCGCACCAGGGCAGCATTGACGGCTGATTATAATGCCAACTCGGGTTTCAACGAGGGTGAGCTTCGCCTCATCACTCACGTGGTCAACATTACCGATGTCTTCAGCGCTGATTTTCACGAGAGTGCCCATTCACGACactttgagaagcttgaaCCGGCAGAACCGCCCGAAGAAGTTGAGACACCTGATGATAGTGATGATAAAGCCGGGTTGATGGTAAACGAACTGCGAGAGCTCCTCGAGAAGGCAAGAGTGGATGATGTTGCACCGGAGGAACTTGCTGAACTTGCCGACATCATTTCTCTGGAGAAGATATCCATGCCCGTGCCGTGTGACAACTTTGGCGAATGGATCAATAGCGTCTACCTGCAATCTAGGGGCCTGGACCTGGGTACCTTCAACGCAAACTTCCTTATCACAGCTTTTGCAGAGCAGTCGCGTAAGTGGGGAGACATAACGAAGATCTACATGAGAAGAATCATCATCGCTCTCCATCgcttcatcgccgccgcaCTCCGTTCCGTCTGCTCGGAAGAGCAAGTTCGCAGCAAGGTGTGGACCGCAATCCTAGAGAGCTTGAAGGAAGGCTACAAGAAGGCAGTGGACCAAGCGATACTGTTGGTCGAAGTCGAGCAACGCAAGCAACCCTATACTCTTAACAAGCAGTTTGCTCAAGCTTTGTCAAAGGCCAGGGGCTACCGAGTCGCGGAAACGCTGCGACCCAAGGCTAGAAAGGACACCAAGCAATTTGGAGGGACTCAGTTCGTGATTAATTTGGACgacattgccaaggctgTCGAAGTTAAAAGCAATGTCGAGCAATTGCAAGAAGAGATTCATGATATTCTTCATGCCTACTACAGCCTAGCCGCTGACCGGTTCATCGACAATGTCTTTCAGCTCGCTGTTGACTACTGCCTGTTGCGTTGCCCTTCCAGTCCCTTGAAGGTTTTTACCCAGGTTTGGGTTATCGACTTGGAAGCTGAGCAGCTTGAACAGATTGTTGGTGAGACCAGATCTGCTAAGAGGCGCCGTCAAGGATatgtgaagaagattgcGGATTTGACTAATGCCTTGAAGATCCTCCGAACTTAG
- a CDS encoding JAB1/Mov34/MPN/PAD-1 ubiquitin protease domain-containing protein, whose protein sequence is MEATALRSWELDNNVQLVDAKRDALYNYDADVQRAIADARPWIKDPNYFKYVRISAVALIKMTMHARSGGSLEVMGLMQGYIDGETFVVTDAFRLPVEGTETRVNAQNEANEYLIEYLDLSRAQGRQENVVGWYHSHPGYGCWLSGIDVETEALQQQFQDPFLAVVIDPDRTISAGKVEIGAFRTYPANYKPEGAAGYSSDGFQAVPLDKAAEFGAHSSRYYSLDVSHFKSTLDSHLLELLWHKYWVQTLSQSPLLTNRDFGSKQMLDLSSKLKEATSNIMRSRVSQAAMVGGKGTDKAVEKLAQDSNLVAMKELSGLMAAEIKAKVFNDLGTPSAAPKATATGEAASS, encoded by the exons ATGGAGGCCACAGCTCTTCGATCATGGG AGCTGGACAACAACGTCCAGCTGGTTGACGCCAAACGAGATGCACTCTACAACTACGATGCCGATGTCCAAAGAGCCATAGCCGACGCTCGCCCGTGGATCAAGGATCCAAACTACTTCAAGTACGTGAGGATCAGCGCCGTCGCCCTGAtcaagatgacgatgcaCGCGCGGTCTGGAGGCTCGCTGGAAGTCATGGGCCTGATGCAAGGCTACATCGATGGAGAAACCTTTGTGGTGACGGATGCTTTTCGACTGCCTGTCGAAGGCACCGAGACTCGAGTCAACGCACAGAACGAAGCGAACGAATACTTGATCGAATATCTTGATCTCAGCCGCGCGCAGGGCAGACAAGAGAATGTCGTTGGGTGGTATCACAGCCATCCTGGATACGGATGCTGGTTGAGTGGCATCGATGTCGAGACAGAggctctgcagcagcagttccagGATCCTTTCTTGGCTGTGGTCATTGATCCCGATCGCACCATCAGCGCCGGAAAGGTTGAGATTGGGGCGTTCCGCACTTATCCCGCTAACTACAAACCGGAGGGTGCCGCTGGATATTCATCAGACGGATTCCAGGCAGTCCCCTTGGACAAGGCCGCCGAGTTTGGTGCTCACTCTAGCCGATACTACAGTCTCGATGTTTCCCATTTCAAGAGTACATTGGACTCTCATCTACTGGAGCTCCTGTGGCATAAATACTGGGTGCAGACACTGAGCCAGAGCCCTCTGCTGACGAATCGCGACTTTGGTAGTAAGCAAATGCTGGACCTCAGCTCCAAACTCAAGGAAGCAACCTCCAATATAATGAGATCCAGGGTATCTCAGGCTGCAATGGTGGGTGGAAAGGGCACTGACAAGGCGGTGGAAAAGCTTGCTCAGGACTCAAACTTGGTTGCCATGAAGGAGTTGTCTGGATTGATGGCAGCCGAGATCAAGGCAAAGGTGTTTAATGACTTGGGCACTccatcagcagcaccaaaggcaacggcaacagGCGAAGCAGCCAGCAGCTAG